The genome window GAAGGCACCCTCCTGCTGTGGCCAGTGTAAGGGGTTAATGATGATTCGACGTGTGACCCTGTGGAACCATGGCAGGTATGAGGCAGTGCAACCCTCGCCATGCATAAGTGGAGGAGATGCGAGGGCACGCTCCATGCGCGAATCCCAAAGATCAACAAATGGCTCCCTCGCGTACATCCAATCAACCTGCTCGTTGTAGTGGTCGTGCAGGTCCTGATGATTAGGGTAGGGAGAGGAATATGGTACACCCTGCATAAAACCAAACTGCCTCGTCACCCTGTCCGTGTAGCACCACTCGACGTAGGACATGTACATCATGGGGGCGGGAGCCGTCCAACGCAAGTACACAGTGGCCTCCGGGTGATGCTCTGCAGGTAAATCAGCATATGGCCTCCATCGAAACTGTCGGGGTGTCAACGCATCCAACTCATATTGTGTCATGCGGCTCTGCGCATGCGGCACCTGACAACGCCTAAGTGGCGCCTTCCACCTACAGTGGAAGTTGGCATAAGTGCTCAGAGGTTATACATGCAACAAATATGAATTGAAGTTAATCAACAAAAGGAGTGACAACATACCTCAGCGCCAGCGGGTACTCGAACAAGGGTTGACCCCTGTGCCTAGGCGCTAGTGACGGAAAGCGCTCATAAATCCACACCTAGCGGCAAGGTTAGTACAAGTGCACATGATGAAtaaataatacaacaataaagacgagaaataaatattacttaattttaaattcgaaataattatctctaactatttttacaaatctgatttttttaatttaaactagtaatctaaactaaaattagcactaccactactaatcaacaacaatcatcaccaactactaatctatttaatttaatggtgtcaagtttacttttaaattcgatttaatttaatttcattaaattcaataaaagctaaaattaaattgattatatttaatctactcttaacgtaaataatacaataatcatcaccaactactaatctaaactaaaattatcactaccactactaatcaacaacaatcatcaccaactactaatctaaactaaaattatcactaacataagctactaccaaataccaactaacaaaacccattataaattatcaaacaaattactaatcaagtctaatttttaattcattcaaAATATGAGATCTACACTAATTTTCCCAATTTTATAATTCGAAAAAATTAGCGGCAAGGTTAGTACAAGTGCACATGATGAATAAATAATGCAACAATAAAGACGAGAAAGAAAGTTGTGGTTGGTTTAGTATTACCTGTACCAATGTGGCGTAGCCACAGAAATCAGTACAGTTAGCCCTGCTAGAAGAACATAGCTTCTGGTATAGGAAGCCAAGAACAGCACTACCCCAGCTATACCGACGCAGCTGGTCCATGTCCCTCATTAACCATAGAAGGTCAAGCTGCACGCGGTTCCCGCTGCTGTGGGGGAACAATGATCCAATAACGCATAGTAGGTGCGCCCGAATATGGTAGGTAAGCTGTACACCATAACCTATATCCTCTGGATCCAACTGCTCCAACCGCTCACAAGACCCGAAGTTATCCACAAGCCATTTGATCTTTAAACCACCTCGGTTAACATCGTCCTTGGCTTCTGGTAATAGCCCAAGAAATTCGCCTACTAGCACGCGCCTTTCCTCCACGCTGGTACTCGCTCCACGGAGGATCAGTGGATCACCCTCAGTGGGTAACCCGAGAATGTGATGAACATCCTCAAGAGTGATAGTGGCCTCTCCGAACGGCAGGTGGAAGGTGTGCGTCTCTCCACGCCATCTCTCGATAAAGGCTGTAATCAAACCCCTGTCGTGCTTGAACTGTCCCAGCCTAAATAtgcaatcaaatcctaaatcccTGATTGCATCCATGATCATCTGATGCGGTCTGTGGGCTCGAACTGCCTTCCAATACTCCCCAAAGTTTGTCCTCAATCTGAAATCAGGGGGTGGCTGAAATAATTGTagtgcacaaaatattagtccctATAGGCTACAGACTCatacaaatgtaaaaaaaattgcactAAAGAAGGAGTTTACCTCTATGTTGTCCCACACAACCTGAGACCTGTGCACAGACTGTAATGTCAACAAACTCCCGTCTAAAGGTCCGGGACCAGAACGACCGACATCCATCTgcgaaattaaattcaaaatatttgttattaaatttgaaattgtttcattaaatccaatattcgaaataattttcattttaattgtaataatataacattgtgattttaattttaattgtaattatgtctaactaattttacaaatatgatttttttattttatattatattttatattatattttatattatattttatattacttaattttaaattcgaaataattatctctaactatttttacaaatctaattttttttatttattggaataatataacattgtataatttaaattaaaatttgcacTACCACTACTTAATTTaaactactaatctaaactaaaattagcactaccactactaatcaacaacaatcatcaccaactactaatctatttaatttaatggtgtcaagtttacttttaaattcgatttaatttaatttcattaaattcaataaaagctaaaattaaattgattatatttaatctactcttaacgtaaataatacaacaatcatcaccaactactaatctatttaatttaatggtgtcaagtttacttttaaattcgatttaatttaatttcattaaattcaataaaagctaaaattaaattgattatatttaatctattcttaacgtaaataatacaataatcatcaccaactactaatctaaactaaaattatcactaCCACTATtaatcaacaacaatcatcaccaactactaatctaaactaaaattatcactaacataagctactaccaaataccaactaacaaaacccattataaattatcaaacaaattactaatcaagtctaatttttaattcattcaaAATATGAGATCTACACTAATTTTCCCAATTTTATaattcgaaaattattttaatcaaatcaaaaattcataataattcctatttctattaatatttttttaattccaaaattcgaaataattccaatttttaattccaaaattcgaaataattccaaaattcgaaataattccaatttttaattccaaaattcgaaataattccAATTAAATTCGAAAATGTGAGATTgcttatttttattctattttttaacgTAAAACACCCAAATTTAATCTACTAACctaatttctaaatttaatcTACTAACCTAATTTCTAAAATTAACATAATCTACTAACAAATACCAACTAACAACATTCATTATAAATCATCAtacaaaattactaatcaagcttGTCATATAATTTGTAGCTACTAGCAACTAAGAACaatcattataaaatttataaaaatacatgcatgcaaTTTGATGAGATTGAGAATGGTGGAAAAACCTTGAAAATGGGtgaaattgattaatttgatcCGGTGAAAGTAGCAAAGCAAGCTCCTTTTTCCCCCCTTTTCTCTGTCCGGATCACCCTTTCTTCTAGAAATTGAAGCTTGCAATGTGTGAAAATCTGAGAAGAAGCTGTTTGCTGCggcgaagatgaagaagaaacaaAGGGGTTGGGGTTTTGAGGGGTAAAAGGGACACGTGGCCGCCCCTGACTGGGCCGGACACGTCAATGCTTCACAGGTATGTTCGCCCGTGGCAGGGGCGAACACACTTGCCTGGAGTTCTTCTGTTCGCCCGTAGCAAGATCTgggcttaaaaaaaaatttcagcTGTGTTCGCCCGAGGGGTGTATGAATTAGGGTGGTTAGAaatgtgaagtgaaaaaaaaggtgGTTATATTTGTAAAGCTTTTGTTCAAGGTGCCTAGTAATGTGAAGGAGCCGTGCTTCCGGTGTCTCCCAATTCCTCATCCCTTCTCCCGTTACAGATTAGGCATGGAGGCGGAATCGATAGCCAAGACAACAACTGAATTAGCTACTTCCGGAAATGGCTACCTGGCTCACCCAATTGCATATCTCCCACTGGATATGAAAGCACCAGTAACTGAATTTCATGAATTCAAATCTAGAGAAGAGGCTTATCAAAAGCTGGAAGGGCTAGTCACCGATTCTAGTTCTTCAATCCTTGGGATATACGGAATTCCAGGAACAGGAAAGACTCGATTAATGGAGCGAATCACGACAGAAGTTGGTAAGAAGGGAACCTTTGACAAGGTCGTACGAGCCAATGTGAGGAACGCGAAGTTGGATGTGATAGGCATACAACAACAGCTTGCAGGGAAGCTAGGTTGCGACTTTGAATCTGAAACTGATGTGGAACGTAGAGCTGGTCAGCTGAGATCTAGTTTAAGGCAGGGAGGTAAGGTACTCGTCATACTAGACGACCTATGGAGTGAAATTCCTTTAGATAGAATCGGAATTTTGTCTGAAGATGGTATGAGTTCCAAGGGCGGTAAGATTctgttgacatcacgaagtgaGGAGGTATGCAAGAGCAACAAATGCAAGCATCCAGTCAAAATACAACCTCTTACATTTCCCGAAACTTGGGATATGTTCAGCAAAACAGTTGGTGCTGATACAATCAACTCTTTGCAGAATAGATCCCTTGCCTAGGACATCTGTAAGAGATGCGGGGGTTTACCACTAGTCGTTCTTGCTATAGGTAAAGCGCTCAAATTTAAGCGTCTTGCTTCATGGATGGATGCACTCAATCAACTTAAAAATTCCAATATTGAAGAAGTTCCTGGAATAGGTAAAGAAGAGTATGCGTGTTTAGAGTTGAGTTTTGATAACTTGGAGCACGACGATGCAAAGAAATGTCTCTTGTTGGCTTCTATGTGCCCTGAAGATGCTGACATTCCTACGAGGATGGTGGTTCAGTTAGCAAGAGGCTCCCAGCTTGTGAAGGGtgatgaaataaaattaagagtACATTCAATGATATCTATACTGCAGTCAGCCTCGTTGTCGCTTCAAGGGAAGGATGGTGATCATATCAAACTACATGACATCATAAGGGACATGGCAAGATCCATTGCCAAGAAACACCACGGATTCTTATTCGCAAGAAGTAGGTCGTTGCCCAATGATTCAGCTGAGTACTCTGGTCTGAAAGTTCTGCATTTAGATGTAGAGGAGACTCATTCACGTTTTCCAAGTGATGTGGAGTGCCCAGACCTGCATCTACACTGTCACTACATTCAtcatcatctacatatattgaCCCAACACCGATGCAGGTATTCATAGACTGTTTTACATATTCACTCAATTGATGATAACTATGATGATTAGTGTTATAGAACGTAAATTGGGACCTTGTAGCACTTTTAAGCGGTTGAGTGAACGTTTAAGTAGAATTTTGAGGCGCTCAATAGCGgatcaataatatataattaaatatttaattgcaatattaatttagttaaaactaAAGTTATCTATTGGttagaatttaaatttataatattttttataatatatatatatatatatttttaatttttaatatgactatagttatattgtaaaaattattttaaaattaaaaaattaacaagtcaacatcattttgaccgcttaatgatcgtttaatcaatttattgtccgcttaattttcaaaaccacGTAATCACTTTCATACAAAAAATTAGGCGGCCTCTTAATGTGACACAACTGacgataaaataaaaataaatgatttttacgGTTCATCAATCAATGCTATCGTCTAGTAATATTAgctgtatcaatattttataattgttataatataattatatataattttactaaaatataatataaacaataagttataaatcaagTCATGTTTTAGTGGAATTgtataatatcaaaaattaaatatatttttgagtgtataattttaaatatgaactaaaaataaaataatatgtgatACATAATATTTGAATCGGTTTAgttgtttatattaaaaaatttatttattttaatcatgATCAATTATCaggttaaataatatatatctgctacttaatatatcaataaaattaattttatacaaaaaaataattattgaaaaaGTATTTCAGTTAAAGAAAAGATTTTATCTTGTACAAATCCCTCTAAATTAAGTTACATACGAACTAAacacaaaatattaaatcttgtaatatttatttataaaatattaaagttaTAAATAAAGAGTGCcagttaatatttatttataaaatattaaagttataaaccgtatagaattgattgggacggagggagtatgaattaGACTTGTTCATTGAATGACCGTTCAAGgattaatcaaataattgaatcattaatcagaactaattaaatattatttataaaattatatataatttggaagttaaaatttaataaaataacttaaatttatataggataagttttttttattatatatacaattatcatCAAGAAAAttgaccaaaaataaaaaaaatttaacaaaatcatatatgtatatttaagcttatttaaattaaattaattttaaaatttcaattttttatttataattgatcAACTTTTGATCAatcagattttttaaaaattatttttcgacACGATTACTCAATTCAATCAAGACAGAATCGGTCAATTAAACATCAACTCTAGAAGTTTAAAGGAACGCCTCCAACACACAACTATATTTTCCACATTcacttttatgattttttttatatgtcacttttgacttgtGTATCTAGGTGTATTGACTTGatagtaaaaaattattatttttaattgattcttttttgaattaaaattttgattacgtattttttttcaaaaaagaaaatttcaaaaataatatttttaattctccggtcaaaatacttaaaagtgtgtgctaaAAAAttaaacgtcatatattaaaaaacataggGAGTATATTCATAATGTGTTGTTCAAACGATATTCATCCTCGTCCTTTTTATAAGTCACTTGGactttttacacataattttatatttttaccacttatttaaaattatcttttctaatttttttcttaattaaaatatgaaacttatacttttattaaaaaaattaaaaaatattaattcgaAGTATGTGGTCAaaatcaaaaaagaaaagaagtcaAAGTgacttatatataaaattaggaGGAGTacatgtaaataaaaaaaaaataaaaatcacaattCTTTACAAAAATTTCAGGAATGGATTGGTCAAGGTCAGCAGCTATTTGCAAATCTCAGGTTCTTGGTGCTTGTGGAGTTTAGTTGGCCGGAGAAGTTCTCTCTTGAATCCTTAGACAATCTTAAAACTCTTTGGTTCATCACATGTGACCTTGTCCATTTTGGGAAGAGCGAAGTTGGATTGCTTCCGAAAAAAACTAGAAAATCTTTGTTTTTGGGATTGTGATTTTTCAAAAGAGCTGAATTTAGCAAAACTAAATCATCTTCGCAAGTTAGAGATCTATATCAACACGAGACCTTGGTTGTGGGAAGATAAAATCATTGTGAAGCAGAATACAATATCAAGACTATCCGATCTAGAAGAATTAAGTTTCCCACTGAATTCTACATCCGTGAAGAATGTGCAGAAGATGGATCATTGCCGATATTAGACGAGGTCTGTAAATTGTCACGCTTGACAAGTTTAAATATTTGTTCCCGAGAATCCAAGTCAGGTAAACTTGCAACTATATTTTGCAACTTACGTGAATTCCATTTGTTTGTTGGTAAAAGACCAGATTTTTGGTCTCCGGGAGTGTCTTCGAGGACCAATTCAATTACATTGTCCAACCACGATCTCATAGAACACTACAAGCCTCTGTTTGAAAAGGCTGAAGAGGTGATATTGTGTGGTACTAACTTCACAGGGAGTAGCATTGATATTAGAGACACTAAAGAATTTATCAACTTGAAGTACATGAAGATTCAGGATTGCCGGTTCATTGAGTATTTGGCTAGGATGTCACCGGGTAATAAGATTGGTGGAAGTCTTCCCCAGTCAATACCTTTTTCTAACCTTACCAAATTGAAAATCAATAATTGTCACAGCTTAAAATACCTCTTCTGCAACTCTGTTGCAAGATGTCTTAACAAAGTGCAAAAGCTCAAGATAGAGAATTGTCATATGATGGAAGAAGTCGTGCTCGGAG of Daucus carota subsp. sativus chromosome 3, DH1 v3.0, whole genome shotgun sequence contains these proteins:
- the LOC135151171 gene encoding protein MAIN-LIKE 1-like; this translates as MDVGRSGPGPLDGSLLTLQSVHRSQVVWDNIEPPPDFRLRTNFGEYWKAVRAHRPHQMIMDAIRDLGFDCIFRLGQFKHDRGLITAFIERWRGETHTFHLPFGEATITLEDVHHILGLPTEGDPLILRGASTSVEERRVLVGEFLGLLPEAKDDVNRGGLKIKWLVDNFGSCERLEQLDPEDIGYGVQLTYHIRAHLLCVIGSLFPHSSGNRVQLDLLWLMRDMDQLRRYSWGSAVLGFLYQKLCSSSRANCTDFCGYATLVQVWIYERFPSLAPRHRGQPLFEYPLALRWKAPLRRCQVPHAQSRMTQYELDALTPRQFRWRPYADLPAEHHPEATVYLRWTAPAPMMYMSYVEWCYTDRVTRQFGFMQGVPYSSPYPNHQDLHDHYNEQVDWMYAREPFVDLWDSRMERALASPPLMHGEGCTASYLPWFHRVTRRIIINPLHWPQQEGAFQGTQLSPQELEEQLSAMQRAIDPYAPDLGLANHILQDMVTRVQRRPTEQAPARPRARAPAGRRGRPPVTPVVPEEGTYYTHVGSSHLAGTSHSAGHDGAGTFEAGGWSPFIQPSTSEGVPWPQRSRLGDDEAQDDEGPSQDHLSESYVYRPDMSFLEDHTPPPFTQDPSFGSSTYRFGSPPVTFTPMMSTSGQGFTTPLPAFAAFAGDSSPWAYAPVRPPRAAMKSIPRWPLMLKMMMKIMIPTIMST